The stretch of DNA GCGACTATATCGCATTACTGTAGCAAGATTGCTTTCGGCTCCGCTTTCTAGCCAAATTAAGTCAGGCCAACCACGTAGCCATGTTAATTGGCGCTTAGCTAATTGCCTAGTAGCAACAATAGCTTTTTCAACCATGGTTTCATAGTCAAATTCACCATCTAAATGCTGCCAACATTGCCGATAACCAACACATCGCATTGATGGCAGGTCTAAATGTAAGTCACCGCGAGCTTTTAGATTTTTTACTTCTTCTACAAACCCTTGACCTAACATCGACATAAAGCGAGTTTCTATCGCTTTATGTAACACTTTTCTGTCGTTAGGTGCAATCGCAAATTGCACTGCTTCGTAAGGGAATGCATCTAATTTGGTTTTCGTTAACTCGGTTAACGACTTGCCACTGATCCGAAAAACTTCTAATGCCCTCGCTAATCGCTGTGGATCATTAGGGTGAATACGTTCAGCGGATACTGGATCAATACTTTTAAGTTGGTCATGTAATGCTTGCCAACCTTGAGTGTCAGCTTCTGCTGCTATTTGTGCTCGAATCGCTACATCTGCTGCAGGAAGAGGTGATAAGCCGTCAATCAAGGCTTTGAAATACATCATGGTGCCACCCACCAGCAAAGGTGTTTTACCACGACCAATGATTTCTTCGATTTGGATCAGCGCATCTTTTCTAAAATCAGCTGCTGAATAACTCTCAATCGGATCAATAAGATCAATCAGGCGATGCGGCGCTTCAGCTAACTCTGCGGCATCAGGTTTGGCACTACCAACATCCATCTGTTGATAGATCAATGCTGAGTCCACAGAAATAATTTCGCAGTCATGGTTTTTGACAAGCTCAATGGCCAGCGCAGTTTTACCTGAAGCTGTTGGGCCCATTAAGGTGATAACTTTATGTTTTTTCTTGTCAGTCACTCTGAGATTCTTTCATCCATTGCTGCCAAGGTAATACTTGGCTTTGATTATAAAGGTCGCTGATGACACTGTCATCGAGTGCATTAAAAGCTAACCACGCCTCGGCAGTGGCAGTAAAACGACCTGAGGATTGCTCTGCAAGCCAATTAACTAATGCTGCGTCACAGGGTAACTCAAATCGGATCCATTGTAATAATGCTGGGATCACCGAAGCCAATTGGCTATCTCTCAGATATGGGGGCACTTTTTTGATAATCAACTGCCCGAGTCGAATAGATAACTCAATTCCCAACTTTCTCAGCAATTGCTCTCTGTTTTCAATGACCTCGCTCCAGACCTTATCAACAGGAACAGCAACAGGCATCAGCAATGGTTGACCAACAAGCCCTTGTCCTAACTTAGCACTTATCTCTTCACGCACAGTTGCTTTAATCACATCAACAATGCTCAGTAAGCTCAACGTGTCTTGCTTAGCGATCACCCAATACTTATCGGCTAATACAGGAGGCATATTGACAGTTGCGCCAGCCACCGCAGTGGTGGAACTGGTGCTGACGACATTAGTCAATGTCGCTGAAGTGCTGGTACTGAGCAAGCTACCATAGGCGTCTAAACTACTTTGCGAAGGTAAATTGACTTCCGCTCGGTGAGTTGCAGGCCTTAACGGGGCTTTATAACTGGACGGCTCGTCGTTGTAACTTGATGATGCTACTGGTGGGCGCTCGCTGACGCTAAAAGAGGAAGATGGCTTACTACTGACTGGTGCATAACCTTGAGCAGATGCAGTTGCTCCACTATTGGTCGATGGATGCTCCCCTGTTATATCATGCTGTGACTCAATTCCCTCCAGCTCAGCAGACTGTGCCATAGCAGATTGCAATGCCTGTAAAATATAATCATGCACGTAACGGCTTTGATGGAAACGGACCTCATGCTTTGCAGGATGAACATTAACGTCCACTTGATGCGGGTCTAGCTCGAGCATTAATACATAACCAGGTGAAACCCCTGCGGCATACTCAGAGAATGCTTGCCTCACAGCGTGATTCACCAGTCTGTCTTTAATCAAGCGACCGTTAACGTAAAAGTACTGTGTTTCACAATAGCCGGACACAGTATTAGGTGCTTGAAGGTAACCGCTTAAGGTTAAGTCATTATGCTGGCAACTAATATGCAAACAGGTTTCTGCAAATGCTTTGCCACACACGAGCCCCAAACGCTGTAAGTATTGGATTTCGGTATTGGCGGGCCGATAATTGCGGACACTTTTACCATTATGCTTAAGGGTAAAGTGAATATCGCGCCTGACTAACGCAATTCGCTTTAACCATTCATCAATATGGGTGAATTCCGTTTTATCACTTTTTAAAAAACGACGCCTAGCCGGAGTATTGAAAAACAGATCGATGGCTTCAATGGTGGTTCCAACAGGATGTGCTGCTGGCAATATTTGCACCGCCATCTCAGTCCCTTCGGCCTTGGCTTGCCATGCTTCGGTTTGCGCTGCCGTTCTTGACGTTAAAGTGAGGCGAGAAACAGAGCTAATACTGGCTAACGCTTCGCCTCGAAATCCAAAGCTCATAATCGCTTCGAGATCATCAAGTGATTTAAGTTTAGAAGTGGCGTGCCGAGATAACGCTAATTCAAGATCCTCTTTAGGGATCCCTAAGCCATTATCCCTAATACGAATAAGTTTACTGCCGCCTTTGTCGATTTCGATGTCAACTTTTGTTGCTCCGGCATCTAAGCTGTTCTCCACCAACTCCTTGATAACAGAAGCTGGACGCTCAACAACTTCTCCAGCGGCTATCTGGTTAGCAAGCTGGGGAGGTAACTTTTCTATGGCCATTATTTACTCTTTAACTGCAACATGATTACGCTCGCGGAATGATTAACGTTTGCCCAATTTTCAAAGTATTAGATTTAAGTCTATTCGCTTTTTTCAAGCGACTAATAGAGATCTGATAACGATGGGCAATAACCGATAATGATTCACCACTGCGCACTTTGTGCTTGGTGTTACTTCTACTGGCGAGTAGTGTATTAGCGGGAGGGTTAGCTTCAAAATACTTAACCACGCCTTTATGTACTGCTTTGGCGATATTGTTCTGATGCTCTCTTTGGGAGAGTAGGCGCTCTTCCCTATGATTTGAAATAAATCCAGTTTCTACCAATATTGAGGGAATATCGGGAGACTTAAGCACGGCAAAACTGGCCGACTCAGGCTTATGTTTGTGTAGTTTAGTCACCTTACCCAAATTAGATAACACATCATCTGCAATATTGTGACTAATCGCCATCGAGCGATCCATCGACATATCGAGTAAAGTCATCGCCAAATATTGTTCATTATCCGTATTTTGAATAATTTCACCTGCACCACCGAGCAGTTCAGAGTGTTTCTCTTTTTGCTCTAACCAACGACCTATCTCACTGTTGGCACGGCGCATCGATAATACCCAGACAGACGCACCTTGCGGTTGGGGCGAGGTAAATGCGTCGGCATGAATAGAGATCAACAGATCCGCTTTACTGTCTCTAGCAATCTCGGAACGGCGATTCAAATTGACAAAATAGTCGCCAGTACGCGTCATCACGGCTTTCATTCCAGGTGTTGCATTAATTTTTTTCGCGACTTTCTTCGCTATCTGTAATACGACTTTCTTTTCATACATCCCTGTAGGACCGATAGAGCCGGGATCGTCACCGCCGTGACCTGCATCAATCGCCACCACCACATCGCGCAAAGCACTCACGGGTTTAGCTGACTGGCTTTTAGGTTTAGCGCTGCCACTATCTAAATCAACGACTAATCGATTGCCGTAAGGCGCCGTTGGTGGAAGTGCAAACAAGCTAGCTCTCAGCGGCTTAACTAAATCAATGACAATCCTGAGCGTGCCTTTTTCTGGCGGGGTGCTCTTTCTAATTTTCTTAACCAGCTTACTGTTGTTAGCAATTTTAGCTAAGTCGACTTTGTTTGATGCATTTTTCAAATCAACCACTAATCGATAGGGATTGGTTAGGGTAAAGTGCGTATAACTCGGCGATTGACTTAAATCGAAAACGATACGGGTAGACTCGGGTGCAGCCCATACCCTTACGCCTTCGAGCTTATTAGCACTCTGCGCAAAAAAGGAGGCACCAAAGGTAAAGAGTAATACTACTAACTTAAATATATTATTGTTTATTATCATTATTATTCAAACACGCCAATATTTGCTCACCCTTAGTAGAAAGGGCCTGTAATTCTATTTGTCGTCCAGTATTAACATATTTAATGTAGATATGTATATCAGCTTGCGGTAATAGACCGTGACCACGATCGGGCCATTCAACGATACATAAGCTACGCTCGGTAAAATAATCTCTTATCCCCATAAATTCGAGCTCTTCGGGATCATATAACCGATACAAATCAAAATGAAAAACGTCCATACCATTTAGCTCGTATGGCTCAACCAGTGCGTATGTAGGACTTTTCACCGCTCCGTCGTGACCTAAACTTTGAATTAAACCACGGCTAAAAGTCGTCTTACCAGCGCCTAAATCACCACTAAGGTAGAGCGTCAAGGGCGGTGTGATTAAGGCCGATAACTTACTGCCTAAACTCACTGTTGCTTGCTCATCATTAAGATCTAAGATAATTGATTGCATATTCATATTGATTTAAAAAGATGTCCTAGTAACACATTGGCTAGAATGCGTTACTTTAACCTAATCATCTCGTTTTCCAAACTAGATTTCATTAACCAGCTGATGAATATAAGACATTAAATCACTGGCTAGCATGCCTCGCTCACCGTCTTTAGCCGCGAGATCGGCTGCATCACCATGAATGACAACGGCTATATAAGCCGCCTGCATGTTGCTGAAACCTTGCGCCATCAAGGCGCCAATGATCCCAGAGAGCACATCCCCACAGCCACCGCTGGCAAGGCCAGGGTTACCAACAGGGGCGACAAGGCAGTCATTACCGTCATAGATAAGGGTACCAGCACCTTTTAAAACGATAACTCCTCCATATTTTTTATGCAGTGTACGAACCGCCTTGAAACGGTCCTTCTCTACCTCTTCAGTGCTCACTCCAAGTAGTCGACCCGCTTCACCTGGGTGTGGGGTTAGCACCCAATTCTTATTCGACAATGGAAAATGACACAGCAAATTTAATGCATCAGCATCAATCACGCTGGGTTTTTCAGCTAAGTCGACCGCCTTAAGTAAATTGTAACCCCAATCAGTTGTTCCCAAACCGGGCCCAATCACTAGAACATTAGCCCAACCCAGTTTAAGGTAAACTTCCATATCGACTAACTCACAACCCCAAAACATCAGTTCAGGTCGAGTGGTACAAACCACCGCATGATGTTCAGGTCTTGAAATCACAGTGACAAGTCCAGCTCCCGCTCTCAAACATGACTCAGAAGCTAATCTGATCGCACCAGACATACCAAAATCACCACCGATAACAGTAACTTTACCGCTATCACCTTTGTGGGAATCCCTTCTTCTTGGCAAAAAAATGTTCGGCAGATCGTTACTCACCAACTTCTTCACTTCACTGAGAGGCAAGAAAGGAGTTAAACCAATATCTGCCAGTAGTAACTTGCCGCAAAAGTGCCGAGCTTGACTGGTTAACAATCCTTGCTTAATCCCTCCAAAGGTAAGGGTTATGCTCGCTTCTATCGCAACCTGTTTAGTGATTCCGGTATCAGACTCTATCCCTGATGGAACATCAAGTGACACTACCCAAGCACTACTGCGATTCACAGCGCTAATTATCGCAACAAGCTCATCACTGAGTTCACCTCTAGCCCCGGTACCCAATAAACCATCAACAATCACTTCAGCTTCAACGATTCTATCGATACAAAATGGACAAGTTTTGCCACCAACACGTTCAAAATGTGCAATAGCAAGCAACAGCTCAGCAGTGGGGTTATGAGCCGCAGAGGCTTGTAAATAGACCGTTCGTCCAGCCTTAATTAACAGTGATGCAGTAACATAAGCATCAGCAGCATTATTGCCATGCCCCGCTAAAACCAAAATAGTTTGAGAGTTACCACTTTGAGTTTGCAGCTGCTCAAAGGCAGCAGCTGCAGCCCGTTCAACGAGCTCATAAAGGCTTGTCTTGCCACAACGTACAGCGCTAGCCTCGGCCTCCCTCACTTGTTCGACTGAGTATAATGATACTAATGCTGACAGATGTTTCTCGTTCATTAAGGTGTCCCCACGACAGAATTACGACCAACTTAGAATGTTAGTAACTCAGACTTAAACACAAATGAATTGTTCATCCGTAAGGCATTTAAATCACCGTAAGTTGATCTAACACAAGTATAGGCTGCTACAGGCTGGATCAAAAAAGGCACCTGAAGGTGCCTTTAATCGATAGAGGAAAGCTGACTCTTAGATGTCATCCATGCGGATACTGCTATGAACCAAACGCTGTTGCTGAATTTTCTCAACCCTAACGAGATCTTCAAGTGCACCTTTTGTCTCGGCTGATGCTGAAGAGAGAGAGGTCTTTTCAATTAAGCCAATCAGCTTATTATCGAGCTCTAGGTGTAGCTCTAAAATATCTTCTTCGCTCATATTTGCTGGCAGAGTTTGCTTTAAGCACAAAGCCGAAAAATCTTCAAACACAATATCCTTGTACCAAGTGTCGAGTATTTTCTTAGGAGCAGCATCGATATAGTTCTCAAGTTTATCGGCGGTTTGACGCTCATGCTGTTGAAAATATTCAAGCATTAGCTTTACACGTGACGAGTCAGCTTGTGAGTGTAAACGGCTATATAGCTGTGCCATTTCAAGTCGACAAGTTGCTACATAATTTAAAAGCTCACTAAGTTGTTGAATACGCATTTACCGCTCTCCTATCGCTTGCGTTTTAGATCACAAGCTAAAAATCAATTTGACGATATTATGAGCTGAACGCACTACGCAATAGTTGACGCTAGTCATACTTTGCCAACTAGAAAGTGGCCAGCCTTAAAGATAGTTAAAAAAATGAGTACTTGATCACGCCATTCCCACCTTCGTTTAAGTAGAGAGGTTTAGGGATTGAGCGATATGGGCCTTAAAGGAAGTATTCTTATCAGATAAAAAGAGTGTAAAAAAAACTGGCTTCTTGCTTCTGATTTAACAATAGTGAATACCAACCTATGCTCTTTACCTTAGAAAAAAATATCAGCTATTTCTATGAACATGGCAGAGCTAATCTCATGTTCATATTACGGCAGTCTTTAAAAAGGGAAGCTTAAATTTTTTAGCTGCAAGGGGAAGATTGGAGCGAGTTTTTGATGTTACAGAGAGTAGGTTCGAACTAATGTGCTATACCTTGGCAAAAAAACGGTATCAACTATTTCTAAAAACACAACTGAGCTAAGTTTAGAGTTTGGAGTTTGGAGTTTGGAGTTTGGAGTTTGGAGTTTGGAGTTTTACTTGAGGAAGATTGGAGCGACATATCAGGTTCGAACTGATGACCTATACCTTGGCAAGGTATCGCTCTACCAACTGAGCTAATGTCGCGTAATCTTTTTCATCACACTCTAGCTGTATACATTAACCAAAGGTATCGTTTTCACCTTTAGCAACTGAGCTAATGTCGCGTAATCTTTTTAAATTGGAGCGACATATCAGGTTCGAACTGATGACCTATACCTTGGCAAGGTATCGCTCTACCAACTGAGCTAATGTCGCGTAAATCTTTTAAAAATTGAAACGACACATCAGGTTCGAAAAAACTAACCGATGACCTATACCTTGGTAAGGTATCGCCCTTTTGCTCTAATAAAGAGTCAACTGAGCTAATGTCGCGTAAATCTTTTTAATTTGGAGCGACATATCAGGTTCGAACTGATGACCTATACCTTGGCAAGGTATCGCTCTACCAACTGAGCTAATGTCGCGTAAATCTTTTAAAAATTGAAACGACATATCCGGTTCGAAAAAACTAACCGATGACCTATACCTTGGTAAGGTATCGCCCTTTTGCTCTAATAAAGAGCCAACTGAGCTAATGTCGCGTAAATCTTTTTAATTTGGAGCGACATATCAGGTTCGAACTGATGACCTATACCTTGGCAAGGTATCGCTCTACCAACTGAGCTAATGTCGCATAAATCTTTTTATTACACTCTAGCTGTAAACATTAACCAAAGGTATCGTTCTTCACCTCTAGCAACTGAGCTAATGTCGCGTAAATCTTTTTTGCTTACCGAATTTGGTAATTCAATAAGTAAATATTTGGAGCGACATATCAGGTTCGAACTGATGACCTATACCTTGGCAAGGTATCGCTCTACCAACTGAGCTAATGTCGCATAAATCTTTTTATTACACTCTAGCTGTAAACATTAACCAAAGGTATCGTTCTTCACCTCTAGCAACTGAGCTAATGTCGCGTAAATCTTTTTTTGCTTACCGAATTTGGTAATTCAATAAGTAAATATTTGGAGCGACATATCAGGTTCGAACTGATGACCTATACCTTGGCAAGGTATCGCTCTACCAACTGAGCTAATGTCGCGTAAATCTTTAAATGCTGTCTTAACTATACTCGCTGGATTAAAGGTCTCGTTTCTCACCTTTGCCAACTGAGCTAATGTCGCATTTCAACTTTTTTACTTAATCACTAAGTTTGCCGTTTAGTGAAAAGTTGAGGCCGCATTATAGGAGAATTTCACTGCTCTGCAACCCCTTCTTGCAAAAAAATGACTGATTGCTTAAATTTTGAAAACTTTCGCACGATAAAACTGCAATTCGGCGATAGATTCCTGAATATCGAGTAAAGCTTGATGCGTATTTTGCTTGGTAAAGCCTTTCATTGCTGATGGCTCCCAACGTCGAACTAGCTCTTTTACTGTACTGACATCTATATTTCGATAGTGAAAGAAGTCCTCAAGCGCTGGCATATAACGATTTAAAAAACGGCGATCTTGGCCAATGCTGTTGCCACACATAGGTGAAGCACCCGCTGGAACATACAACGACAAAAATGCGATCGTCTGTTCAATCGCATCTTCTTCGCTAAACTCACTGGCTTTAACACGTTCAACGAGTCCTGATTCGCCATGGTGCTTTTGATTCCAATCATCCATCAATGCAAGTTGTTCATCAGTCTGATGAATCGCAATCACAGGACCCTGTGCGATAATATTCAACTCTTTATCAGTCACTATAGTCGCTATTTCAATAATTCTGTCGACTGCAGGCTCAAGCCCCGTCATCTCAAGATCGACCCAAATAAGGTTGTTTTCATTTATAGCCATAAAGTGACCTGTAATCCTTGTTAGCCTAAATTCAGGCTTTTTTGTTTAAGACGGTGTATCATACTGCTTTTTTAAGCGACAAAAAATCACCTTTATAATTGAAGGCTATTTACGTGAGTAATACGTGAGCAAAAAGAAACCATTAAGCCAAGGTCAGTTACGCAGAATGCGTAACAACCAAAAAAAGAAATTACAGAACAGCGATGCTGGCGAAAGTACTCCTGAATTACAGGATAACTCTTTAGGCCCTGAGCAGTTAGGCACTATTATTTCTCGTTTTGGTCAGCATGCGGATGTTGAGACCGAGACAGGCCATTTAGCGCGCTGCAATATACGCCGTAATATTAAAAGTTTAGTCACTGGTGACAAAGTTATTGTGCGTTTAGCAGTAACGAGTGAATCTGGTGCCAGCCGAATTGAAGGTATTGTTGAAGCCGTTCATCCAAGGCATTCACTACTGTCTAGACCGGATATGTACGATGGCGTTAAGATTATTGCCTCTAATATCGATCAGATCCTTATCGTCACTTCTGTTAAGCCTGCGTTTACCACGCAAATTATCGATCGTTATCTTGTCGCCTCGGAAGATACCGGAATTGCGCCCGTTATCGTACTCAACAAAGTCGACTTGATTTTACCTGAAGAGCTAGCTGAAATAGAAGCTGCACTGCAACGCTATCGCGATGTCGGTTATGAGGTCTATAAAGTCAGTAGTAAAACCGGTGAAGGTGTCGAACAGATAAACCAACTGATGAATGGAAAAGTCAGTGTGTTTGTAGGCCAATCAGGTGTCGGTAAATCATCGATGATCAACGCCATGATGCCAGACGCAGAGTTAGTCATTGGTGATATATCTGAGAGTTCAGGTTTGGGTC from Shewanella sp. Choline-02u-19 encodes:
- a CDS encoding N-acetylmuramoyl-L-alanine amidase, whose amino-acid sequence is MIINNNIFKLVVLLFTFGASFFAQSANKLEGVRVWAAPESTRIVFDLSQSPSYTHFTLTNPYRLVVDLKNASNKVDLAKIANNSKLVKKIRKSTPPEKGTLRIVIDLVKPLRASLFALPPTAPYGNRLVVDLDSGSAKPKSQSAKPVSALRDVVVAIDAGHGGDDPGSIGPTGMYEKKVVLQIAKKVAKKINATPGMKAVMTRTGDYFVNLNRRSEIARDSKADLLISIHADAFTSPQPQGASVWVLSMRRANSEIGRWLEQKEKHSELLGGAGEIIQNTDNEQYLAMTLLDMSMDRSMAISHNIADDVLSNLGKVTKLHKHKPESASFAVLKSPDIPSILVETGFISNHREERLLSQREHQNNIAKAVHKGVVKYFEANPPANTLLASRSNTKHKVRSGESLSVIAHRYQISISRLKKANRLKSNTLKIGQTLIIPRA
- the mutL gene encoding DNA mismatch repair endonuclease MutL, which translates into the protein MAIEKLPPQLANQIAAGEVVERPASVIKELVENSLDAGATKVDIEIDKGGSKLIRIRDNGLGIPKEDLELALSRHATSKLKSLDDLEAIMSFGFRGEALASISSVSRLTLTSRTAAQTEAWQAKAEGTEMAVQILPAAHPVGTTIEAIDLFFNTPARRRFLKSDKTEFTHIDEWLKRIALVRRDIHFTLKHNGKSVRNYRPANTEIQYLQRLGLVCGKAFAETCLHISCQHNDLTLSGYLQAPNTVSGYCETQYFYVNGRLIKDRLVNHAVRQAFSEYAAGVSPGYVLMLELDPHQVDVNVHPAKHEVRFHQSRYVHDYILQALQSAMAQSAELEGIESQHDITGEHPSTNSGATASAQGYAPVSSKPSSSFSVSERPPVASSSYNDEPSSYKAPLRPATHRAEVNLPSQSSLDAYGSLLSTSTSATLTNVVSTSSTTAVAGATVNMPPVLADKYWVIAKQDTLSLLSIVDVIKATVREEISAKLGQGLVGQPLLMPVAVPVDKVWSEVIENREQLLRKLGIELSIRLGQLIIKKVPPYLRDSQLASVIPALLQWIRFELPCDAALVNWLAEQSSGRFTATAEAWLAFNALDDSVISDLYNQSQVLPWQQWMKESQSD
- a CDS encoding NAD(P)H-hydrate dehydratase; amino-acid sequence: MNEKHLSALVSLYSVEQVREAEASAVRCGKTSLYELVERAAAAAFEQLQTQSGNSQTILVLAGHGNNAADAYVTASLLIKAGRTVYLQASAAHNPTAELLLAIAHFERVGGKTCPFCIDRIVEAEVIVDGLLGTGARGELSDELVAIISAVNRSSAWVVSLDVPSGIESDTGITKQVAIEASITLTFGGIKQGLLTSQARHFCGKLLLADIGLTPFLPLSEVKKLVSNDLPNIFLPRRRDSHKGDSGKVTVIGGDFGMSGAIRLASESCLRAGAGLVTVISRPEHHAVVCTTRPELMFWGCELVDMEVYLKLGWANVLVIGPGLGTTDWGYNLLKAVDLAEKPSVIDADALNLLCHFPLSNKNWVLTPHPGEAGRLLGVSTEEVEKDRFKAVRTLHKKYGGVIVLKGAGTLIYDGNDCLVAPVGNPGLASGGCGDVLSGIIGALMAQGFSNMQAAYIAVVIHGDAADLAAKDGERGMLASDLMSYIHQLVNEI
- the miaA gene encoding tRNA (adenosine(37)-N6)-dimethylallyltransferase MiaA; translation: MTDKKKHKVITLMGPTASGKTALAIELVKNHDCEIISVDSALIYQQMDVGSAKPDAAELAEAPHRLIDLIDPIESYSAADFRKDALIQIEEIIGRGKTPLLVGGTMMYFKALIDGLSPLPAADVAIRAQIAAEADTQGWQALHDQLKSIDPVSAERIHPNDPQRLARALEVFRISGKSLTELTKTKLDAFPYEAVQFAIAPNDRKVLHKAIETRFMSMLGQGFVEEVKNLKARGDLHLDLPSMRCVGYRQCWQHLDGEFDYETMVEKAIVATRQLAKRQLTWLRGWPDLIWLESGAESNLATVMRYSR
- the tsaE gene encoding tRNA (adenosine(37)-N6)-threonylcarbamoyltransferase complex ATPase subunit type 1 TsaE — its product is MQSIILDLNDEQATVSLGSKLSALITPPLTLYLSGDLGAGKTTFSRGLIQSLGHDGAVKSPTYALVEPYELNGMDVFHFDLYRLYDPEELEFMGIRDYFTERSLCIVEWPDRGHGLLPQADIHIYIKYVNTGRQIELQALSTKGEQILACLNNNDNKQ
- the orn gene encoding oligoribonuclease; the protein is MAINENNLIWVDLEMTGLEPAVDRIIEIATIVTDKELNIIAQGPVIAIHQTDEQLALMDDWNQKHHGESGLVERVKASEFSEEDAIEQTIAFLSLYVPAGASPMCGNSIGQDRRFLNRYMPALEDFFHYRNIDVSTVKELVRRWEPSAMKGFTKQNTHQALLDIQESIAELQFYRAKVFKI
- the rsgA gene encoding small ribosomal subunit biogenesis GTPase RsgA, which produces MSKKKPLSQGQLRRMRNNQKKKLQNSDAGESTPELQDNSLGPEQLGTIISRFGQHADVETETGHLARCNIRRNIKSLVTGDKVIVRLAVTSESGASRIEGIVEAVHPRHSLLSRPDMYDGVKIIASNIDQILIVTSVKPAFTTQIIDRYLVASEDTGIAPVIVLNKVDLILPEELAEIEAALQRYRDVGYEVYKVSSKTGEGVEQINQLMNGKVSVFVGQSGVGKSSMINAMMPDAELVIGDISESSGLGQHTTTTAKLLHISTGGDLIDSPGVREFALWHLPAERVGQCFIEFREYLGTCKFRDCKHLNDPGCSITEALAAGNISADRYYNYHKIIASLDEQRHARHFRAGPDE